One genomic window of Arachis hypogaea cultivar Tifrunner chromosome 8, arahy.Tifrunner.gnm2.J5K5, whole genome shotgun sequence includes the following:
- the LOC112706832 gene encoding probable glucuronoxylan glucuronosyltransferase F8H isoform X2 encodes MNLFHHKHGYNYNKLNQHYQQQQQDRNCFCTYYKWLLWLSLSLYFFTSFLITNNNNATAQKTEPTDNLVKSHVVPRTLSESSNIASKLKNMKVFIYELPSKYNTDWLTNERCSTHLFASEVAIHRALLTSDLRTFDPNQADFFFVPVYVSCNFSTVNGFPSISHARNLISSAVQLISTHHPFWNRSSGSDHVFVASHDFGACFHNLEDVAMQHGIPEIMKNSIVLQTFGVEYQHPCQQVENVVIPPYVSPESVRKTLAKNSPANGRRDIFAFFRGKMEIHPKNISGRFYSKRVRTVIWRKFSGDRRFYLKRHRFAGYQSEIARSVFCLCPLGWAPWSPRLVESVLLGCVPVIISDGIRLPFSSAVRWPDISVRVAERDVGKLGRILERVAATNLTAIQRNLWDPRTRRALMFNEEVQEGDATWHTLVSLSEKLGRSYGRSTVSGELESDT; translated from the exons ATGAACCTCTTTCATCACAAACATGGCTACAACTACAACAAGCTCAATCAGCATTATCAACAGCAACAACAAGATAGAAACTGCTTCTGCACATACTACAAATGGCTTCTAtggctctctctctccctctactTCTTCACCTCTTTTCTCATCACCAATAACAACAACGCCACCGCCCAAAAAACAGAACCAACCGATAACTTAGTTAAATCCCATGTTGTACCTCGTACACTGTCAGAATCCAGCAACATTGCAAGCAAACTCAAGAATATGAAGGTGTTCATCTACGAGCTCCCATCAAAGTACAACACAGATTGGTTAACCAACGAGAGGTGCAGCACTCACTTGTTTGCGTCGGAAGTCGCCATTCACAGAGCACTCTTGACCAGCGACCTTCGAACCTTTGACCCCAACCAAGCTGACTTCTTCTTCGTCCCAGTCTACGTCTCCTGCAACTTCAGCACCGTCAATGGCTTCCCTTCAATCTCACACGCCCGCAACCTCATTTCCTCCGCGGTGCAACTCATCTCCACACACCACCCTTTCTGGAACCGCAGCTCCGGATCCGACCACGTCTTCGTCGCTTCCCATGATTTTGGCGCTTGTTTCCACAACCTC GAAGATGTGGCGATGCAGCATGGGATACCGGAAATAATGAAGAACTCAATAGTGTTGCAGACGTTCGGCGTTGAGTACCAGCACCCGTGCCAACAAGTTGAGAATGTAGTCATACCGCCATACGTGTCGCCGGAAAGTGTACGGAAGACTCTTGCTAAGAATTCTCCGGCGAACGGACGCAGAGACATTTTTGCGTTCTTCCGAGGGAAAATGGAGATTCATCCTAAGAACATAAGCGGAAGGTTTTACAGCAA gagAGTGAGGACGGTGATATGGCGTAAATTCAGCGGTGACCGGAGATTTTACCTCAAGAGGCATAGGTTTGCCGGTTACCAGTCAGAGATAGCGAGGTCTGTTTTCTGTTTGTGTCCACTTGGGTGGGCCCCATGGAGTCCCAGACTGGTTGAGTCAGTTTTATTGGGATGCGTGCCGGTAATTATCTCAGACGGTATTCGGTTACCGTTTTCGTCTGCCGTGAGGTGGCCGGATATTTCCGTTAGGGTGGCGGAGAGGGACGTCGGGAAGCTTGGGAGGATCCTTGAGCGCGTGGCAGCGACTAACCTCACGGCGATTCAGAGGAACCTGTGGGACCCGAGAACGAGGCGGGCCCTGATGTTCAATGAGGAGGTGCAGGAAGGGGATGCCACGTGGCACACTCTGGTTAGTCTGAGTGAGAAGCTTGGTAGGTCTTACGGTAGGTCTACGGTTTCCGGCGAATTGGAGAGTGACACGTAA
- the LOC112706832 gene encoding probable glucuronoxylan glucuronosyltransferase IRX7 isoform X1 has protein sequence MVEQQHKSQRPPKSSSSSRGLYVKMNLFHHKHGYNYNKLNQHYQQQQQDRNCFCTYYKWLLWLSLSLYFFTSFLITNNNNATAQKTEPTDNLVKSHVVPRTLSESSNIASKLKNMKVFIYELPSKYNTDWLTNERCSTHLFASEVAIHRALLTSDLRTFDPNQADFFFVPVYVSCNFSTVNGFPSISHARNLISSAVQLISTHHPFWNRSSGSDHVFVASHDFGACFHNLEDVAMQHGIPEIMKNSIVLQTFGVEYQHPCQQVENVVIPPYVSPESVRKTLAKNSPANGRRDIFAFFRGKMEIHPKNISGRFYSKRVRTVIWRKFSGDRRFYLKRHRFAGYQSEIARSVFCLCPLGWAPWSPRLVESVLLGCVPVIISDGIRLPFSSAVRWPDISVRVAERDVGKLGRILERVAATNLTAIQRNLWDPRTRRALMFNEEVQEGDATWHTLVSLSEKLGRSYGRSTVSGELESDT, from the exons ATGGTGGAACAACAGCACAAAAGCCAGAGACCCCCaaagagtagtagtagtagtaggggCTTGTATGTGAAGATGAACCTCTTTCATCACAAACATGGCTACAACTACAACAAGCTCAATCAGCATTATCAACAGCAACAACAAGATAGAAACTGCTTCTGCACATACTACAAATGGCTTCTAtggctctctctctccctctactTCTTCACCTCTTTTCTCATCACCAATAACAACAACGCCACCGCCCAAAAAACAGAACCAACCGATAACTTAGTTAAATCCCATGTTGTACCTCGTACACTGTCAGAATCCAGCAACATTGCAAGCAAACTCAAGAATATGAAGGTGTTCATCTACGAGCTCCCATCAAAGTACAACACAGATTGGTTAACCAACGAGAGGTGCAGCACTCACTTGTTTGCGTCGGAAGTCGCCATTCACAGAGCACTCTTGACCAGCGACCTTCGAACCTTTGACCCCAACCAAGCTGACTTCTTCTTCGTCCCAGTCTACGTCTCCTGCAACTTCAGCACCGTCAATGGCTTCCCTTCAATCTCACACGCCCGCAACCTCATTTCCTCCGCGGTGCAACTCATCTCCACACACCACCCTTTCTGGAACCGCAGCTCCGGATCCGACCACGTCTTCGTCGCTTCCCATGATTTTGGCGCTTGTTTCCACAACCTC GAAGATGTGGCGATGCAGCATGGGATACCGGAAATAATGAAGAACTCAATAGTGTTGCAGACGTTCGGCGTTGAGTACCAGCACCCGTGCCAACAAGTTGAGAATGTAGTCATACCGCCATACGTGTCGCCGGAAAGTGTACGGAAGACTCTTGCTAAGAATTCTCCGGCGAACGGACGCAGAGACATTTTTGCGTTCTTCCGAGGGAAAATGGAGATTCATCCTAAGAACATAAGCGGAAGGTTTTACAGCAA gagAGTGAGGACGGTGATATGGCGTAAATTCAGCGGTGACCGGAGATTTTACCTCAAGAGGCATAGGTTTGCCGGTTACCAGTCAGAGATAGCGAGGTCTGTTTTCTGTTTGTGTCCACTTGGGTGGGCCCCATGGAGTCCCAGACTGGTTGAGTCAGTTTTATTGGGATGCGTGCCGGTAATTATCTCAGACGGTATTCGGTTACCGTTTTCGTCTGCCGTGAGGTGGCCGGATATTTCCGTTAGGGTGGCGGAGAGGGACGTCGGGAAGCTTGGGAGGATCCTTGAGCGCGTGGCAGCGACTAACCTCACGGCGATTCAGAGGAACCTGTGGGACCCGAGAACGAGGCGGGCCCTGATGTTCAATGAGGAGGTGCAGGAAGGGGATGCCACGTGGCACACTCTGGTTAGTCTGAGTGAGAAGCTTGGTAGGTCTTACGGTAGGTCTACGGTTTCCGGCGAATTGGAGAGTGACACGTAA